One genomic segment of Pseudomonas chlororaphis subsp. aurantiaca includes these proteins:
- a CDS encoding choline ABC transporter substrate-binding protein, whose translation MKGSPSLLLAAMLSLPLLAHAAEPAQCSTVNFSDVGWTDITVTTATTSVVLEALGYKTKTTMISVPVTYKSLADGKNMDVFLGNWMPTMENDIKPYRDAGTVETIRANLENAKYTLAVPEELYNKGLKDFADIAKFKKELDGKIYGIEPGNDGNRMIQSMIDKNAFGLKDAGFKVVESSEAGMLSQVERAQRRSTAVVFLGWEPHPMNTRFKMKYLTGGDEFFGPNYGQATIYTNTRKGYAEECSNVGQLLKNLSFTLNMESALMGNVLDDKMKPEAAAKAWLKKNPEVLDTWLAGVTTIDGKPGLEAVKAKLAQ comes from the coding sequence ATGAAAGGTTCCCCGTCGTTGTTGTTGGCCGCCATGCTGAGTCTGCCGCTTCTGGCGCACGCCGCAGAACCGGCGCAATGCAGCACCGTAAACTTCTCCGATGTCGGCTGGACCGACATCACCGTCACCACCGCGACCACCAGCGTGGTTCTCGAGGCACTTGGCTACAAGACCAAGACCACGATGATTTCCGTGCCGGTGACCTACAAGTCCCTGGCCGACGGCAAGAACATGGACGTGTTCCTCGGCAACTGGATGCCGACCATGGAAAACGACATCAAGCCCTACCGCGATGCCGGCACCGTGGAAACCATCCGCGCCAACCTGGAGAACGCCAAGTACACCCTGGCGGTCCCGGAAGAGCTGTACAACAAGGGCCTGAAGGATTTCGCCGACATCGCCAAGTTCAAGAAAGAACTGGACGGCAAGATCTACGGCATCGAGCCGGGTAACGACGGCAACCGCATGATCCAAAGCATGATCGACAAGAACGCCTTCGGCCTGAAAGACGCCGGCTTCAAGGTGGTCGAATCCAGCGAGGCGGGCATGCTGTCCCAGGTCGAGCGCGCGCAACGGCGCAGCACCGCGGTGGTGTTCCTGGGCTGGGAACCGCACCCGATGAACACCCGTTTCAAGATGAAGTACCTGACCGGTGGCGACGAGTTCTTCGGCCCCAACTACGGCCAGGCGACCATCTACACCAACACCCGCAAGGGCTACGCCGAGGAATGCAGCAACGTCGGTCAGTTGCTGAAGAATCTGTCGTTCACCCTGAATATGGAAAGCGCCCTGATGGGTAACGTCCTGGACGACAAGATGAAGCCCGAGGCGGCCGCCAAGGCCTGGCTGAAGAAAAACCCCGAGGTACTCGATACCTGGCTCGCTGGCGTGACCACCATTGACGGAAAACCAGGCCTGGAGGCCGTGAAAGCCAAGCTTGCGCAGTAA
- the choW gene encoding choline ABC transporter permease subunit: MLIDQKIPLGQYIAAFVEWLTQHGANTFDAIASTLETMIHGVTFALTWFNPLALIGLIALLAHIIQRKWGLTAFVVLSFLLILNLGYWQETMETLAQVLFATLVCVLIGVPLGIVAAHKPMFYTMMRPVLDLMQTVPTFVYLIPTLTLFGLGVVPGLISTVVFAIAAPIRLTYLGIRDVPQELMDAGKAFGCSRRQLLSRIELPHAMPSIAAGITQCIMLSLSMVVIAALVGADGLGKPVVNALNTADIALGFEAGLAIVLLAIMLDRICKQPEAKVGGDA; this comes from the coding sequence ATGCTCATTGATCAGAAAATCCCTTTAGGCCAGTACATCGCTGCCTTCGTTGAATGGTTGACGCAACACGGCGCCAACACATTTGATGCGATCGCATCGACCCTGGAAACGATGATCCACGGCGTGACGTTTGCGCTGACCTGGTTCAACCCGCTGGCCTTGATCGGCCTGATTGCCTTGCTCGCGCACATCATTCAACGCAAATGGGGCCTGACGGCCTTTGTCGTGCTGTCCTTCCTGCTGATTCTCAATCTGGGTTACTGGCAGGAAACCATGGAAACCCTGGCCCAGGTGCTGTTCGCCACCCTGGTCTGCGTGCTCATTGGCGTGCCGCTGGGCATCGTCGCCGCGCACAAGCCGATGTTCTACACCATGATGCGTCCGGTGCTCGATCTGATGCAGACCGTACCGACCTTCGTTTACCTCATTCCTACCCTGACCCTGTTCGGTCTGGGTGTGGTGCCAGGCCTGATCTCCACGGTGGTGTTCGCCATTGCCGCGCCGATCCGCCTGACCTACCTGGGCATCCGCGATGTACCACAAGAGTTGATGGACGCCGGCAAAGCCTTTGGCTGCTCGCGCCGTCAACTGTTGTCGCGTATCGAGCTGCCCCACGCCATGCCGAGCATCGCTGCCGGCATCACCCAGTGCATCATGCTGTCGTTGTCGATGGTGGTGATCGCGGCCCTGGTGGGCGCCGATGGCCTGGGCAAACCCGTGGTCAACGCACTGAACACCGCCGATATCGCCCTGGGCTTCGAAGCAGGCCTGGCAATCGTACTGCTGGCGATCATGCTCGACCGTATCTGCAAACAACCCGAAGCCAAAGTAGGGGGTGACGCATGA
- the choV gene encoding choline ABC transporter ATP-binding protein, with product MSIIRFDNVDVIFSKDPREALKLLDQGMTRNEILKKTGQIVGVEKASLDIEKGEICVLMGLSGSGKSSLLRCINGLNTVSRGKLFVEHDGKQIDIASCTPAELKMMRTKRIAMVFQKFALMPWLTVRENISFGLEMQGRPEKERRKLVDEKLELVGLTQWRNKKPDELSGGMQQRVGLARALAMDADILLMDEPFSALDPLIRQGLQDELLELQRKLSKTIVFVSHDLDEALKLGSRIAIMKDGRIIQYSKPEEIVLNPADDYVRTFVAHTNPLNVLCGRSLMRTLDNCKRINGSVCLDPGGDSWLDLAEGNTIKGARQNGASLDLQNWIPGQAVEGLGRKPTLVDSSIGMRDALQIRYQTGNKLVLHDNNKVVGILGDSELYHALLGKNLG from the coding sequence ATGAGCATAATCCGCTTCGATAACGTCGACGTTATCTTCTCCAAGGATCCACGCGAGGCGCTCAAGCTGCTGGATCAGGGCATGACCCGCAACGAGATCCTGAAAAAGACCGGCCAGATCGTCGGTGTGGAAAAGGCCAGCCTGGACATCGAGAAAGGCGAAATCTGCGTGCTGATGGGCCTCTCCGGTTCCGGCAAGTCAAGCCTGCTGCGCTGCATCAACGGCCTCAATACCGTCAGCCGCGGCAAGCTGTTCGTCGAGCATGACGGCAAGCAGATCGACATCGCCTCCTGTACCCCGGCGGAACTGAAGATGATGCGCACCAAGCGCATCGCCATGGTGTTCCAGAAGTTCGCCCTGATGCCCTGGCTGACCGTTCGCGAGAACATCAGCTTCGGCCTGGAAATGCAGGGCCGCCCGGAAAAGGAACGGCGCAAGCTGGTGGACGAGAAACTCGAGCTGGTGGGCCTGACCCAATGGCGCAACAAGAAACCCGACGAACTGTCCGGCGGTATGCAGCAACGTGTCGGCCTGGCCCGCGCCCTGGCGATGGACGCCGACATCCTGCTGATGGACGAACCCTTCTCCGCCCTCGACCCGCTGATCCGCCAGGGCCTGCAGGACGAACTGCTGGAACTGCAACGCAAGCTGAGCAAGACCATTGTGTTCGTCAGCCACGACCTCGACGAGGCCCTGAAACTTGGCAGCCGCATTGCCATCATGAAAGACGGCCGGATCATCCAGTACAGCAAGCCGGAAGAGATCGTGCTGAACCCGGCGGACGACTATGTGCGCACCTTCGTCGCCCATACCAACCCGCTCAACGTGCTCTGCGGCCGCAGCCTGATGCGCACCCTGGACAACTGCAAACGTATCAACGGCTCCGTGTGCCTGGATCCGGGTGGCGATTCCTGGCTGGACCTGGCCGAGGGCAACACCATCAAGGGCGCACGCCAGAACGGCGCCAGCCTCGACCTGCAGAACTGGATCCCGGGCCAGGCGGTGGAAGGCCTCGGCCGCAAGCCGACCCTGGTGGACTCCAGCATCGGCATGCGCGACGCGCTGCAGATCCGCTACCAGACCGGCAACAAGCTGGTGCTGCATGACAACAACAAGGTGGTGGGGATCCTTGGCGACAGCGAGCTCTACCACGCGCTGCTCGGCAAGAACCTGGGGTAA